A single Kryptolebias marmoratus isolate JLee-2015 linkage group LG7, ASM164957v2, whole genome shotgun sequence DNA region contains:
- the LOC108250925 gene encoding uncharacterized protein LOC108250925 produces MKLPFRLCFLVLVMSSVSWGDPTEPPGTNQPETDFPPVVFQDLGNNKTAPAENKDSNRTTAETKLAEVTQQTLNKTGTAPTPTPTNQTTPAPTPQPEGDKGSTESGSSDEGSEGTTSVSSTPAVAVSSSAKAGYVVLVLIVIIIIILCVILFMLRRASRTYSFDLQRPSSPSRHLDEPTGTFGQVYVDDLDRPAPKDIPMTEDITAAPVANGTSPEPEEKGSSDETAVPQEQPEAIDVPKSPSSSFTSSLDEDKTEKLSVKLSSNNLFFDAAEEPQNENNNHPLAGSSYPFVEINLDEPAWCDELLASQPSSSVCPFSSSSSS; encoded by the exons ATGAAGCTGCCGTTCCGCCTCTGCTTCCTCG ttCTAGTAATGTCTTCTGTTTCGTGGGGAGACCCAACGGAGCCTCCAGGTACCAACCAGCCAGAAACAG ATTTTCCTCCTGTTGTTTTCCAAGACCtgggaaataataaaacagctccTGCAGAAAATAAGGATTCTAATAGGACTACAGCAG AAACCAAGCTCGCCGAAGTCACCCAGCAGACCCTGAATAAGACTGGAACAGCTCCCACCCCCACTCCAACAAACCAAACGACCCCCGCACCAACCCCTcag CCTGAAGGTGATAAAGGATCAACAGAATCGGGCTCAAGTGACGAGGGGAGCGAGGGCACCACTTCTGTTTCCTCCACGCCGGCTGTGGCTGTCAGCAGCTCAGCCAAAGCAG gtTATGTGGTCCTGGTGTtgatcgtcatcatcatcattattctGTGCGTCATCCTCTTCATGCTCAGGAGGGCGTCCAGG ACGTACTCGTTCGATCTCCAGCGTCCCTCCTCGCCGTCCCGCCATCTGGACGAGCCCACCGGGACATTTGGACAGGTCTACGTGGACGACCTGG ACCGACCGGCTCCGAAGGATATCCCGATGACTGAAGACATTACAGCCGCACCAGTGGCCAACGGCACCAGTCCAGAACCGGAGGAGAAGGGCTCCAGTGACGAGACCG CGGTTCCTCAGGAGCAGCCAGAAGCAATCGATGTGCCGAAGTCCCCGTCCAGCAGCTTCACTTCTTCACTGGATGAGGACAAAACTGAGAAACTGTCCGTCAAGCTGAGCAGCAACAACTTATTCTTCGATGCAGCCGAGGAGCCGCAGAACGAAAACAACAATCACCCAC TGGCCGGCTCCAGTTACCCGTTTGTGGAGATCAACCTGGACGAGCCGGCGTGGTGCGACGAGCTCCTCGCGTCTCAGCCTTCCTCCTCCGTCTGtcccttctcctcttcctcttcctcttag